In the genome of Longimicrobiaceae bacterium, one region contains:
- a CDS encoding AI-2E family transporter — protein MARVRNPFGLFVAILVTILVLLFIKSIADILLLFFIAVLFSLYLHAITDFLEQRLDVPRVVGLCAALIFTLIAVGALVALIVPPVLRQTQDLLIALPGLLVQWQQALIDLASDYPLIGQLVETTNPRPLELDSPLATLGQYFTNLFPYLYSVLHLLILLVSVVVMGVYMTLRPSVYETGFIRLLPPVHRDLGRDILRELSITLRAWIVGQLLAMVFLGVLTWIGLLILQVPYALAFAVFTGVVVVVPFFGTLVSTVLPALFVLGSHGLLHALLVVLLGVVIHLIEANLVHPMIMERQVHLPPVLSILSVLVMAELLGPIGLLVAVPTLATVMVVVRRLYVERILEGRGFRRKLRPPGARMPAERTGAAETAEV, from the coding sequence ATGGCGAGGGTTCGCAATCCATTCGGTCTGTTCGTGGCGATCCTCGTCACCATTCTGGTGCTGCTCTTCATCAAGAGCATCGCCGACATTCTGCTGCTCTTCTTCATCGCGGTTCTCTTCTCGCTGTACCTGCACGCGATCACGGATTTCCTCGAGCAGCGGCTCGACGTGCCGCGGGTTGTGGGGCTCTGTGCGGCGCTCATTTTCACGCTGATCGCCGTAGGTGCGCTGGTGGCGTTGATCGTTCCCCCGGTCCTGCGGCAGACCCAGGATCTGCTGATCGCCCTGCCGGGGCTCCTCGTGCAGTGGCAGCAGGCGCTGATCGATCTGGCCAGTGACTACCCGCTGATCGGCCAACTGGTGGAGACCACGAACCCGCGGCCGCTGGAGCTGGATTCGCCGTTGGCGACGCTCGGACAGTACTTCACCAACCTGTTCCCGTACCTCTACAGTGTCCTGCACCTCCTCATCCTGCTGGTGTCGGTGGTGGTGATGGGGGTCTACATGACCCTGCGGCCGTCGGTGTACGAGACCGGGTTCATCCGCCTCCTGCCGCCGGTACACCGGGATCTGGGGCGGGACATCCTGCGGGAGCTGTCCATCACTCTGCGAGCCTGGATCGTAGGACAGTTGCTCGCGATGGTCTTCCTGGGCGTGCTGACCTGGATCGGGCTGCTCATCCTGCAGGTGCCCTACGCCCTGGCCTTCGCGGTCTTTACCGGCGTGGTCGTGGTGGTGCCCTTCTTCGGCACCCTGGTGTCGACCGTTCTGCCCGCGCTCTTCGTGCTGGGCTCGCACGGCCTGCTGCACGCTCTGCTGGTGGTGCTGCTCGGTGTGGTGATCCACCTCATCGAAGCGAACCTCGTGCACCCGATGATCATGGAGCGCCAGGTCCACCTGCCCCCGGTGCTCTCCATCCTGAGCGTGTTGGTGATGGCCGAGCTGCTGGGCCCCATCGGGCTGCTGGTCGCCGTGCCGACCCTCGCCACCGTCATGGTGGTCGTGCGGCGGCTCTACGTGGAGAGGATCCTGGAAGGGCGGGGATTCCGGCGGAAGCTTCGGCCCCCCGGGGCGCGTATGCCGGCCGAGCGCACAGGGGCGGCGGAGACGGCGGAGGTGTGA
- a CDS encoding PspA/IM30 family protein yields MGIFSKLSTVIRSNINDLIARAENPEKMLNQIILDMREQLTKAKQEVAVAIADERKLKAQAEEEARQAQEWERRAMLAVKENRDDLARQALLRQQEYAQRAQSLYETWQRQSAETERLKESLRQLNAKIEEARRKKNLLIAKQKRAEAQKRIHETMAGLSDRSAFEAFDRMAERIEDNERRTLASAEVTAELSAGDHLEREFKALESGDNADERLIELKRKMGLLPPPEPEETAQLSSGDNGQRQLNSGSSEHPGAGPSDHPVQEAELLEEFEELEKGEAGAGG; encoded by the coding sequence ATGGGCATCTTTTCCAAACTCTCCACGGTCATCAGGTCCAACATCAATGATCTGATCGCTCGGGCGGAAAATCCCGAGAAGATGCTGAATCAGATCATCCTGGACATGCGCGAGCAGCTCACCAAGGCCAAGCAGGAGGTCGCGGTGGCGATCGCGGATGAGCGCAAGCTGAAGGCGCAGGCGGAGGAGGAGGCGCGACAGGCGCAGGAGTGGGAGCGCCGGGCGATGCTGGCCGTCAAGGAGAACAGGGATGATCTCGCGCGGCAGGCGCTGCTGCGTCAGCAGGAGTACGCGCAGCGAGCGCAGAGCCTGTACGAGACCTGGCAGCGACAATCCGCCGAAACGGAGCGCCTGAAGGAATCCCTCCGGCAGCTCAACGCCAAGATCGAGGAAGCGCGGCGCAAGAAGAACCTCCTCATCGCCAAGCAGAAGCGGGCGGAGGCGCAGAAGCGGATCCACGAGACCATGGCCGGGCTGTCCGACCGGTCTGCCTTCGAGGCGTTCGACCGGATGGCGGAGCGGATCGAGGACAACGAACGCCGCACCCTCGCTTCAGCGGAGGTGACCGCTGAGCTGAGCGCGGGCGACCACCTGGAGAGGGAGTTTAAGGCTCTCGAGAGCGGCGACAACGCTGACGAACGGCTCATCGAGCTCAAGCGTAAGATGGGCCTGCTCCCGCCGCCGGAGCCGGAAGAAACCGCGCAACTGAGCTCCGGTGACAACGGTCAGCGGCAGCTCAACTCGGGGTCGAGCGAGCACCCGGGGGCAGGGCCGAGCGACCACCCCGTGCAGGAGGCCGAGCTGCTGGAGGAGTTCGAGGAGTTGGAGAAGGGTGAAGCCGGCGCCGGAGGCTGA
- a CDS encoding glycogen/starch/alpha-glucan phosphorylase has protein sequence MPDLFSPETSRRRTRAEMMKRAINDHIIYTLALEPAAATDRDFYMSTAWAVRDQLAERWAATQRRYEREDAKRVYYLSLEFLMGRALGNAMLSLGLREPVAEALLPLGYDVEDLEAMEPDAGLGNGGLGRLAACYLDSMATMGIAGYGYGIRYEHGIFKQRIVNGRQVEVPDNWLHDDNPWEIARPDRTYTVKFYGRVHSERTPDGRIAFSWVDTQDVLAVAYDTPIPGYRNNTVNTLRLWAAKATEEFDLQDFIRGDYLAAVEAKAHSETISKVLYPPDDTGSGKELRLKQQYFFVTATLQDILSRYKRERRTFDDFPEKVQIQLNDTHPSVAIPELMRLLMDGEGLAWDEAWRITRRTFAYTNHTVLPEALERWSYDLFGRLLPRHLEIIQEVDRRLRARVQDRFPGDPGRVERMAIIANGEVRMASLAIAGSHTVNGVAELHSNILKNVLFRDFYELWPDRFTSVTNGVTQRRWMLHANPELSGLISSRIGEEWVSDLPQLRQLESHVDDAAFREQWRYVKEIKKGELARVVKELTGVPIDPAMLFDVHVKRLHEYKRQLLNALRLVDLYLRLRDDPLLDIVPRAVLFGGKAAPTYWFAKLIIKLINCIADAVNSDPLVNRKLRVAFIPDYRVSLAEKIFPGSDLSEQISTAGYEASGTGNMKFALNGALTIGTLDGANIEIAEAVGRENIFIFGLTAEQVAERKANGYQPREILETNPRVRRVLDFIRGNGLCSEEGGIFKPIVDELETNDRFMLLADFDDFIRAQEEVDALYRRPDEWTRRSILNVARCGYFSSDRAVREYAERIWRLPGWTPEDASTEGSVRGEG, from the coding sequence ATGCCAGATCTGTTCTCTCCCGAAACTTCCCGTCGGCGGACTCGCGCCGAGATGATGAAGCGGGCGATCAACGACCACATCATCTATACGCTCGCGCTCGAGCCCGCGGCGGCGACGGACCGCGATTTCTACATGAGCACGGCGTGGGCGGTCCGGGATCAGCTCGCGGAGCGATGGGCCGCCACGCAGCGCCGCTACGAGCGTGAGGATGCCAAGCGGGTCTACTACCTCTCGCTCGAGTTCCTCATGGGGCGCGCCCTGGGCAACGCCATGCTCAGCCTGGGGTTGCGCGAGCCGGTGGCGGAGGCGCTTCTGCCCCTCGGTTACGACGTGGAGGATCTGGAGGCCATGGAGCCGGACGCCGGGCTGGGTAACGGCGGCCTCGGGCGACTTGCCGCCTGCTACCTCGACTCCATGGCCACGATGGGGATCGCGGGCTACGGCTACGGCATCCGCTACGAGCACGGCATCTTCAAACAGCGAATCGTGAACGGGCGCCAGGTGGAGGTGCCCGACAACTGGCTGCACGACGACAACCCGTGGGAGATTGCCCGCCCGGATCGCACCTACACGGTGAAGTTCTACGGGCGGGTCCATTCGGAGCGCACGCCTGACGGTCGGATCGCCTTTTCCTGGGTCGATACCCAGGACGTGCTTGCCGTAGCCTACGACACGCCGATTCCCGGCTACCGCAACAACACGGTCAACACGCTGCGGTTGTGGGCCGCTAAGGCGACCGAGGAGTTCGACCTGCAGGACTTCATCCGTGGCGACTACCTGGCTGCCGTCGAGGCTAAGGCCCACAGCGAAACCATCTCGAAAGTCCTCTACCCACCCGACGACACCGGCTCGGGCAAGGAGCTGCGCCTCAAGCAGCAGTACTTCTTCGTCACGGCCACGCTGCAGGACATCCTGAGTCGGTACAAGCGCGAGCGCCGCACCTTTGACGACTTCCCGGAAAAGGTGCAGATCCAGCTCAACGACACCCACCCTTCTGTGGCCATCCCCGAGCTGATGCGCCTGCTGATGGACGGCGAAGGGCTGGCGTGGGACGAGGCCTGGCGGATCACGAGGCGTACCTTCGCCTACACGAACCACACGGTTCTTCCCGAAGCGCTCGAGCGCTGGAGCTACGATCTGTTCGGGCGGCTGCTTCCGCGGCACCTGGAGATCATTCAGGAAGTAGATCGGCGGCTGCGTGCGCGCGTACAGGACCGCTTCCCCGGGGATCCCGGCCGCGTGGAGCGTATGGCCATCATCGCCAACGGGGAGGTCCGTATGGCCAGCCTGGCCATCGCCGGAAGCCATACGGTCAACGGGGTGGCCGAGCTGCACTCGAACATCCTGAAGAACGTTCTCTTCCGCGACTTCTACGAGCTCTGGCCAGACCGCTTCACCTCGGTGACGAACGGGGTGACCCAGCGCCGCTGGATGCTGCACGCCAACCCGGAGCTTTCCGGCTTGATCTCCTCGCGCATCGGCGAGGAGTGGGTGAGCGACCTCCCCCAGCTCCGGCAGCTCGAATCGCACGTGGACGATGCCGCGTTCCGCGAACAGTGGCGCTACGTCAAGGAGATCAAGAAGGGAGAGCTCGCGCGGGTGGTGAAGGAGCTGACGGGCGTGCCAATCGACCCGGCGATGCTCTTCGACGTGCACGTGAAGCGGCTCCACGAGTATAAGCGGCAGCTTCTCAATGCACTCCGGTTGGTCGATCTCTACCTCCGGTTGCGGGACGATCCCTTGCTGGACATCGTCCCGCGAGCCGTCCTCTTCGGGGGCAAGGCCGCGCCCACATACTGGTTCGCGAAGCTGATCATCAAGCTGATCAACTGCATCGCCGACGCGGTGAACAGCGATCCGCTGGTCAACCGCAAGCTGCGCGTGGCTTTCATCCCCGACTACCGGGTCTCGCTGGCGGAGAAGATCTTCCCGGGGAGCGACCTGTCCGAACAGATCTCCACGGCCGGGTACGAGGCCTCCGGTACCGGGAACATGAAGTTCGCGCTGAACGGGGCCCTGACGATCGGTACCCTGGACGGTGCCAACATCGAGATCGCTGAAGCTGTCGGCCGGGAGAACATCTTCATCTTCGGCCTCACCGCCGAGCAGGTGGCCGAACGCAAGGCCAACGGGTACCAACCGCGGGAGATCCTGGAGACCAACCCGCGCGTCCGGCGTGTGCTGGATTTCATCCGGGGCAATGGGCTGTGCAGCGAGGAAGGCGGGATCTTCAAGCCCATCGTAGACGAGCTGGAGACAAACGACCGCTTCATGCTGTTGGCCGATTTCGACGACTTCATTCGCGCGCAGGAGGAGGTGGACGCGCTGTATCGGAGACCCGACGAATGGACGCGCAGGTCGATCCTCAACGTCGCGCGGTGCGGCTACTTCTCCAGTGACCGGGCAGTGCGCGAGTACGCGGAGCGCATCTGGCGCCTGCCCGGATGGACGCCGGAGGATGCCTCGACCGAGGGGAGTGTGAGGGGCGAAGGGTGA
- a CDS encoding oxidative damage protection protein, whose product MSEVQCTRCGNTGQPLPYAPLNNELGKRVQREICQNCWSEWLKYQTMLINHYGLNLRDPDAKKFLMENMEKYLFSTGEAEQVDTSKKGTISW is encoded by the coding sequence ATGTCAGAAGTCCAGTGCACTCGCTGCGGCAATACCGGTCAGCCTCTGCCTTATGCTCCCCTCAACAACGAGTTGGGGAAGCGGGTCCAGAGGGAGATCTGCCAGAACTGCTGGAGCGAGTGGTTGAAATACCAGACCATGCTGATCAACCACTACGGCCTCAACCTCCGCGATCCCGACGCCAAGAAGTTCCTGATGGAGAACATGGAGAAGTACCTGTTCTCCACGGGCGAAGCGGAGCAGGTGGACACCAGCAAGAAGGGAACGATTTCGTGGTAA
- the uvrA gene encoding excinuclease ABC subunit UvrA, translating into MRTFDPARLDRLDAGNGDRREYLVVRGAREHNLKNIDVAIPRNRLTVITGLSGSGKSSLAFDTIYAEGQRRYVESLSAYARQFLGLMEKPDVDAIEGLSPAISIEQKTAGRNPRSTVGTVTEIYDYLRLLWARAGTPHCPSCGRPVRRQSATQIVDQLLGWPEGSRIEVLAPLVRGRKGEFRDLFEEMRRKGFVRAKVDGEVVDLQNPPALARRQNHDIAVVVDRLVVREGDRQRLADSVETALRTAGGMVEIDLHGTEAEPVHHIFSEHYACPTCGISIPELEPRQFSFNSPYGACQACGGLGTRKEPNPELVIGDPSVSILEGVVLPWGVPRGHLRTTILQGLADALGFNLNTPWGELPEHIQRLLLYGTEGIDGIPRKLKWNGILHDVAQRYAETTSESIRGQLEEYMSSLPCTACGGVRLRPESLAVTILGRSIGDVVEMSIVSALQFFEQVDADPSIPREIAAPILKEVRERLQFLVNVGLEYLTLGRSAETLSGGEAQRIRLATQIGSRLVGVLYILDEPSIGLHQRDNRRLIRTLEGLRDLGNTVLVVEHDEDTMRAADHVLDLGPRAGRHGGQVVAEGTLEEVIATPESLTGAYLRGERTIAIPEQRREPRPGHELIIRRAREHNLRDLDVRLPLGTFIAVTGVSGSGKSTLINDILWKALSRHFYRAKLVPGLHDRIEGLERIDKVVDIDQSPIGRTPRSNPATYTGLFTIIRDLFADLPESKMRGYSPGRFSFNVKGGRCEACQGEGLVKIEMHFLPDVYVPCEVCKGKRYNRETLEVFFKGHSIADVLDLTVDEALELFEAVPRLRRHLQTLSDVGLGYIHLGQSATTLSGGEAQRVKLATELSRQATGRTLYILDEPTTGLHFEDVRLLLNVLHRLVDKGNTVLVIEHNLDVIKTADWIIDLGPEGGNGGGRIVAEGPPEEVMKVPESYTGQHLAEVLLARV; encoded by the coding sequence ATGCGCACCTTCGATCCAGCGCGGCTCGACCGCCTCGACGCCGGAAATGGGGATCGTCGCGAATACCTGGTGGTTCGCGGCGCCCGGGAGCACAACCTCAAGAACATCGATGTCGCGATCCCGCGAAACCGGCTGACCGTCATCACCGGCTTGAGCGGCAGCGGCAAGTCCTCGCTGGCCTTCGATACGATCTACGCCGAGGGCCAGCGGCGCTACGTCGAGTCGCTCTCGGCATACGCCCGGCAGTTCCTGGGGTTGATGGAGAAGCCGGACGTCGACGCCATCGAAGGACTCTCCCCCGCCATCTCCATCGAGCAGAAGACCGCCGGCCGAAATCCCCGCTCTACGGTCGGCACCGTCACCGAAATCTACGACTACCTGCGACTTCTCTGGGCGCGCGCTGGCACGCCGCATTGCCCCAGCTGCGGCCGCCCGGTGCGCAGGCAGAGTGCGACGCAGATCGTCGATCAGCTCCTCGGCTGGCCGGAGGGAAGCCGCATCGAGGTGCTCGCCCCGCTGGTGCGCGGCCGCAAGGGCGAGTTCCGCGACCTGTTCGAGGAGATGCGGCGGAAGGGTTTCGTGCGCGCCAAGGTCGACGGTGAGGTGGTGGACCTGCAGAATCCTCCCGCACTTGCGCGTCGCCAGAATCACGACATCGCGGTGGTGGTCGACCGCCTGGTGGTGCGCGAGGGCGATCGCCAGCGGCTCGCGGATTCGGTGGAGACGGCGCTGCGCACCGCGGGCGGCATGGTGGAGATCGACCTGCACGGGACAGAGGCGGAGCCAGTCCACCACATCTTCTCCGAGCACTACGCCTGCCCCACCTGCGGCATCAGCATTCCGGAGCTGGAGCCGCGGCAGTTCTCGTTCAACTCCCCCTACGGCGCCTGCCAGGCCTGTGGTGGTCTGGGGACGCGCAAGGAGCCCAACCCGGAGCTGGTGATCGGTGACCCCAGCGTGTCGATCCTGGAGGGTGTGGTCCTTCCCTGGGGCGTCCCGCGCGGGCACCTGCGCACGACGATCCTCCAGGGGCTGGCGGATGCCCTGGGCTTCAACCTCAACACGCCCTGGGGTGAGTTGCCCGAACACATTCAGCGCCTTCTGCTCTACGGCACGGAAGGGATCGACGGAATCCCGCGCAAGCTGAAGTGGAACGGCATCCTCCACGATGTCGCCCAGCGATACGCGGAGACGACCAGTGAGTCGATCCGCGGCCAGCTGGAGGAGTACATGTCGAGCCTTCCCTGCACCGCCTGCGGGGGGGTGCGGCTGCGTCCGGAAAGCCTTGCCGTGACGATCCTCGGCCGCTCGATCGGCGACGTGGTGGAGATGTCCATCGTCTCCGCCCTGCAATTCTTCGAGCAGGTCGACGCGGATCCGTCGATCCCGCGGGAGATCGCCGCTCCCATCCTGAAGGAAGTCCGGGAGCGGCTGCAGTTCCTGGTGAACGTGGGGCTGGAGTATCTGACGCTCGGCCGGTCGGCAGAAACCCTCTCGGGAGGGGAGGCGCAGCGGATCCGACTGGCGACGCAGATCGGCTCGCGGCTGGTTGGCGTGCTGTACATCCTGGACGAGCCGTCGATCGGCCTCCACCAGCGCGACAACCGCCGGCTCATCCGAACTCTGGAGGGGTTGCGCGACCTGGGTAACACCGTGCTCGTGGTAGAGCACGATGAAGACACCATGCGCGCGGCCGATCACGTGCTCGACCTGGGTCCGCGCGCGGGGAGGCACGGCGGACAGGTCGTGGCCGAGGGCACACTGGAGGAGGTGATCGCCACCCCGGAGTCCTTGACTGGGGCGTACCTGCGCGGTGAACGGACCATCGCCATTCCCGAGCAGCGGCGTGAGCCCCGGCCGGGGCACGAGTTGATCATCCGGAGGGCGCGGGAGCACAACCTGCGCGATCTCGACGTGCGCCTACCTCTGGGGACGTTCATCGCGGTCACCGGCGTGTCCGGCTCCGGTAAGTCCACCCTGATCAACGACATTCTGTGGAAGGCGCTGTCCCGGCACTTCTATCGGGCCAAGCTCGTCCCGGGCCTGCACGACCGCATCGAGGGGCTCGAGCGGATCGACAAAGTGGTGGACATCGACCAATCGCCGATCGGGCGGACGCCGCGCTCGAATCCGGCTACCTACACCGGGCTCTTCACCATCATCCGCGACCTCTTCGCCGACCTGCCGGAGAGTAAGATGCGCGGGTACTCGCCCGGGCGATTCTCCTTCAACGTCAAGGGGGGGCGGTGCGAGGCGTGCCAGGGAGAGGGGCTGGTGAAGATCGAGATGCACTTCCTTCCGGACGTCTATGTTCCCTGCGAGGTCTGCAAGGGGAAACGCTACAACCGGGAGACGCTCGAGGTCTTCTTCAAGGGGCACTCGATCGCAGACGTGCTGGACCTGACGGTGGACGAGGCGCTGGAGCTCTTCGAGGCGGTGCCGCGGCTGCGGCGTCACCTCCAGACCCTCTCCGACGTGGGGCTCGGCTACATCCACCTCGGGCAATCGGCGACCACCCTTTCCGGGGGCGAGGCGCAGCGGGTGAAGCTGGCGACGGAGCTGTCGCGGCAGGCGACGGGACGAACCCTCTACATCCTCGACGAGCCGACCACGGGACTCCACTTCGAGGACGTGCGGCTGCTGCTGAACGTGCTGCATCGGCTGGTGGACAAAGGAAACACGGTGCTGGTCATCGAGCACAACCTCGACGTGATCAAGACCGCCGACTGGATCATCGACCTCGGTCCGGAGGGAGGGAACGGTGGCGGGCGTATCGTGGCTGAAGGTCCGCCTGAGGAAGTGATGAAGGTGCCGGAATCGTACACCGGGCAGCACCTGGCGGAGGTGCTGCTGGCGCGGGTTTGA
- a CDS encoding family 10 glycosylhydrolase, with amino-acid sequence MTKAAASILAVLSAAGCARVQPVATPTPPPPPSVEVAVSEPVPPLPVTDLPREFRGVWVASVGNIDWPSRPGLPVEQQQAELIRILDTAVALGLNAVIFQVRPAADALYVSPLEPWSEYLTGTMGQPPQPLYDPLEFAIREAHLRGLELHAWFNPYRARHPSGRSPISPDHLSRTRPDLVKRYGTHLWMDPGEPEVQDRTVEVIVDVVRRYDIDGVHIDDYFYPYQERNRSGRLIAFPDDESYRRYRAVGGDLPRDDWRRENVNTLVARLYREIKEAKRWVKFGISPFGIWRPGYPPSVRGLDAYGTLFADARKWLANGWVDYFSPQLYWRISAPEQSYPVLLGWWAEQNTFGRHLWPGNYIDRVGDSRQWPAEEIVAQIELTRAELGATGNVLFSMKTLLQNPSGLCELLTSGPYRGPALVPASPWLDDRRPDPPRVSAHWTMDEGVQVDLEPAGEVPVRWWAVQTLEGGEWRLRVIPAELRTLQLPGTFEWIAVRAISLTGMESEPIVSPLA; translated from the coding sequence GTGACGAAGGCGGCTGCTTCAATCCTGGCCGTCCTATCAGCCGCCGGCTGTGCGCGCGTGCAGCCGGTGGCCACGCCCACGCCCCCTCCTCCGCCATCGGTGGAGGTGGCGGTATCCGAGCCGGTGCCGCCCCTCCCGGTGACCGATCTGCCGCGCGAGTTCCGCGGCGTCTGGGTGGCATCGGTCGGCAACATCGACTGGCCCTCGCGACCCGGCTTGCCGGTTGAGCAACAGCAGGCGGAGCTCATCCGGATCCTGGACACGGCCGTGGCGCTCGGGCTGAACGCCGTCATCTTCCAGGTTCGGCCCGCCGCCGACGCGCTCTACGTCTCGCCGCTGGAGCCCTGGTCCGAGTACCTCACCGGGACCATGGGCCAGCCCCCGCAACCGCTGTACGATCCGCTCGAGTTCGCGATCCGCGAGGCTCACCTGCGCGGGCTCGAATTGCACGCCTGGTTCAACCCGTACCGTGCGCGGCACCCCTCGGGCCGTTCACCCATCTCACCCGACCACCTGAGCCGCACCCGCCCGGACCTCGTCAAGCGGTATGGCACGCACCTGTGGATGGATCCCGGAGAGCCCGAGGTGCAGGACCGAACGGTGGAGGTCATCGTCGACGTAGTCCGCCGGTACGACATCGACGGCGTGCACATTGACGACTACTTCTATCCGTACCAGGAGCGGAACCGCTCCGGCCGGTTGATCGCCTTTCCCGACGACGAGAGCTACCGCCGTTATCGAGCGGTGGGCGGAGATCTGCCCCGCGACGACTGGCGTCGCGAAAACGTGAACACGCTGGTGGCCCGGCTTTACCGGGAGATCAAGGAGGCGAAGCGCTGGGTCAAGTTCGGTATCAGCCCTTTTGGGATCTGGCGGCCGGGCTATCCCCCGTCGGTTCGGGGTCTGGATGCCTATGGCACCCTCTTCGCTGATGCGCGGAAGTGGCTCGCCAACGGGTGGGTCGACTATTTTTCCCCGCAACTCTACTGGCGGATCTCCGCCCCCGAGCAGAGCTACCCGGTTCTGCTCGGCTGGTGGGCGGAGCAGAACACGTTCGGACGGCACCTCTGGCCGGGCAATTACATCGATCGGGTGGGGGATTCACGGCAGTGGCCCGCGGAGGAGATCGTCGCGCAGATCGAGCTCACCCGAGCCGAGCTTGGGGCAACCGGGAACGTCCTCTTCAGCATGAAGACGCTTCTCCAGAACCCCAGCGGCCTGTGCGAATTGCTCACTTCCGGACCGTATCGCGGCCCGGCTCTGGTGCCCGCCTCACCCTGGCTCGACGACCGTCGGCCTGATCCCCCGCGCGTGAGCGCCCACTGGACGATGGACGAAGGGGTGCAGGTCGATCTCGAGCCGGCCGGTGAGGTGCCGGTGCGCTGGTGGGCGGTGCAGACGCTGGAGGGAGGGGAGTGGCGACTGCGCGTGATCCCGGCTGAATTGCGAACACTCCAGCTCCCCGGCACCTTCGAGTGGATCGCGGTCCGCGCGATCAGCCTCACCGGGATGGAGAGCGAACCGATTGTCTCGCCGCTCGCCTGA